The Prinia subflava isolate CZ2003 ecotype Zambia chromosome 5, Cam_Psub_1.2, whole genome shotgun sequence genome window below encodes:
- the LOC134551582 gene encoding ena/VASP-like protein, producing MQPIPCCQGSALHTLPVLLRAGNPQAGACTISSLLCLSFCLRLLHGSFSSVPLCRGFVPSCVPTLFFSFVFSVLLVSTLQPSICSPPSHPQSPPPASSNCGAPASGVVLPPLPQASAVSSAPLVPEPTGQSPFLSQQRAREPSQFLHRHSASELPTAPGSSPPPCPNGRAAMPGIRRTSLSPPPLHPSHIPFPSHQPLRGSSLSCSPQSSSPSATNAPSLQRGDILQPRGPTILPIIPVPPDRVKAPTDKAGWDTSANAPPDGHPEEQIALGSPGTQVKSVDGSFFPHLGAAPCSPLPTIASPPSSCGQAPSPSSHLSSCPAQQRCQPMSHCLPLPPPHAAVSEVAMPRRTPPYMTSPAIAHSSKYCF from the coding sequence ATGCAGCCCATCCCGTGCTGCCAGGgttctgccctgcacacccttCCAGTTCTGCTGAGGGCTGGAAATCCCCAAGCTGGTGCCTGCACCATCTCCTCTTTGCTTTGTTTGAGTTTCTGTTTGCGTTTACTTCACGGTTCCTTTTCCTCCGTTCCACTTTGCCGTGGTTTCGTTCCTTCCTGCGTACCCACCTTAttcttttcatttgtcttttctgttcttttagttTCCACCCTTCAACCAAGCATATGCTCTCCCCCCTCTCATCCGcagtctcctcctcctgcctctaGTAACTGCGGTGCTCCTGCCTCTGGTGTTGTGCTCCCCCCTCTTCCTCAAGCCAGCGCTGTCTCTTCAGCACCCCTTGTCCCTGAGCCCACTGGTCAGtcccctttcctctcccagcagagggCCAGAGAGCCCTCGCAATTCCTGCACAGGCACTCGGCCTCTGAGCTGCCAACAGCCCCGGGTTCCTCCCCGCCACCCTGCCCAAATGGCAGGGCTGCCATGCCAGGCATCAGGCGAACCTCGCTGTCTCCACCGCCTCTCCATCCTTCCCATatcccctttccctctcacCAGCCTCTCAGGGGctcttctctttcctgctctcctcagtCTTCTTCTCCCTCTGCCACAAATGCACCATCTCTGCAGAGGGGTGACATCCTGCAGCCACGTGGTCCCACCATCCTGCCCATCATTCCTGTCCCACCTGACAGGGTCAAGGCACCCACAGATAAAGCAGGGTGGGACACCTCAGCAAATGCACCCCCAGACGGCCATCCCGAAGAGCAAATTGCTTTAGGCTCCCCTGGAACCCAGGTGAAAAGTGTGGATGGGTCCTTTTTCCCACACCTAGGAGCTGCCCCCTGCTCCCCGCTGCCCACCATCGccagcccccccagctcctGTGGCCAGGCTCCCTCCCCGTCCTCCCATTTGTCATCTTGTCCTGCACAGCAGCGCTGTCAGCCCATGTCACACTGTCTTCCATTGCCTCCCCCTCACGCTGCTGTGTCTGAGGTGGCTATGCCCAGGAGGACCCCTCCTTACATGACATCACCAGCCATTGCCCACTCGAGTAAGTACTGCTTTTGA